The Brassica napus cultivar Da-Ae unplaced genomic scaffold, Da-Ae ScsIHWf_1387;HRSCAF=1967, whole genome shotgun sequence genome has a segment encoding these proteins:
- the LOC125597205 gene encoding probable carboxylesterase 120: MSEPSPVSDPYAHIGIVKNPDGSITRDPTRFPYASATPDPSPVNTVVSKDITVSHSNSTWMRLYVPVTALNDGVSSKKLPLVVYYHGGGFVICSVDFKPFHDFCNRMARELNAVVASPSYRLAPEHRLPAAYDDGVDALRFIRTSDDEWIKSHADLSNVFLMGTSAGGNLAYNVGLRSALADLSPVRIRGLVLHHPFFGGEERCESEIRLEHDQVFPPTAGDVCWELCLPVGANRDHEYSNLTVGDGPVNMEMIGRLGWKVVVSGGGGDPMIDRQRDVAKLMKEKGVDVVERFTDGVVHGAELGDPTKSTTLFASIRNLIYS, translated from the coding sequence ATGTCCGAACCATCTCCAGTCTCTGATCCTTACGCTCACATAGGCATCGTAAAGAACCCAGATGGCTCCATCACTCGCGACCCCACCAGATTCCCGTACGCCTCAGCCACACCTGACCCCTCCCCGGTAAACACCGTCGTATCCAAAGACATCACCGTGAGCCACTCAAACTCCACGTGGATGCGTCTCTACGTCCCCGTTACCGCACTAAACGACGGCGTTTCGTCTAAAAAACTCCCTCTCGTCGTCTACTACCACGGCGGAGGCTTCGTCATCTGCAGCGTCGACTTCAAACCCTTCCACGACTTCTGCAACCGTATGGCGCGTGAGCTCAACGCGGTCGTCGCGTCGCCTTCCTACCGGCTGGCTCCGGAGCACAGACTCCCGGCGGCGTACGACGACGGAGTGGACGCTCTGAGGTTTATTAGAACCTCAGACGACGAGTGGATCAAGTCTCACGCTGATCTCTCCAACGTGTTCCTCATGGGGACAAGCGCTGGTGGTAACTTGGCCTACAACGTCGGGCTCAGATCCGCCTTGGCGGACCTGAGTCCCGTACGTATCCGTGGACTGGTCTTACACCATCCGTTCTTCGGCGGCGAGGAGCGGTGCGAGTCCGAGATCAGACTTGAGCACGATCAGGTTTTTCCGCCTACTGCCGGAGACGTTTGCTGGGAGCTTTGTCTCCCTGTCGGAGCTAACCGGGATCACGAGTATTCTAATCTGACGGTGGGAGATGGACCGGTGAATATGGAGATGATCGGACGGTTGGGATGGAAGGTGGTGGtgagtggaggaggaggagatccGATGATAGATAGGCAGAGAGATGTGGCGAAGCTGATGAAGGAGAAGGGAGTTGATGTGGTGGAGCGTTTTACTGACGGCGTTGTTCACGGTGCTGAGCTCGGTGATCCGACCAAGAGTACAACTCTGTTTGCTTCCATCAGAAATCTCATTTACTCTTAG
- the LOC125597212 gene encoding probable carboxylesterase 120, translating to MSEPSPDPCPLIGIVKNPNGSITRDSTRFPRVPATPVPSPQNPFVVTKDITVRHSNSTWMRLYVPTTALGFIVCSVDFTLYDDFCNLMARELNVVVASPSYRLAPEHRLPAAYVDGLDALRFIRMSEDEWIKSHVDLSNAYLMGTSTGGNLAYNVRGLLWIDLTPC from the exons ATGTCCGAACCATCTCCTGATCCTTGCCCTCTCATAGGCATCGTTAAGAATCCAAATGGCTCCATCACTCGCGACTCTACCAGATTCCCACGCGTCCCCGCCACACCTGTTCCGTCTCCGCAAAACCCCTTCGTCGTAACCAAAGACATCACCGTACGCCATTCAAACTCCACGTGGATGCGTCTCTACGTCCCCACTACCGCACTAG GTTTCATTGTCTGCAGCGTCGACTTCACACTCTACGACGACTTCTGCAACCTCATGGCGCGTGAGCTCAACGTGGTCGTCGCGTCCCCTTCGTACCGTCTAGCTCCCGAGCACAGACTCCCGGCGGCTTACGTCGACGGACTCGACGCTCTGAGGTTTATTAGAATGTCCGAAGACGAGTGGATCAAATCTCACGTCGATCTCTCCAACGCGTACCTCATGGGGACAAGTACCGGTGGTAACTTGGCTTACAACGTTCGCGGATTATTGTGGATTGATCTTACACCATGTTAG